One segment of Betaproteobacteria bacterium DNA contains the following:
- the tkt gene encoding transketolase produces MSVSNLPKFSPLTGAIRALAMDAVQQANSGHPGAPMGMAEIAEVLWRRHMRHNPANPHWPDRDRFVLSNGHGSMLIYSLLHLTGYNVSIDDLKNFRQLHAKTPGHPEYGYTPGVETTTGPLGQGITNAVGFALAEKVLAAEFNKPGHEIVNHHTYTFLGDGCLMEGISHEACSLAGTLGLGKLIAFWDDNGISIDGHVEGWFTDNTPKRFEAYGWHVIADVNGHNSDAIERALLEAKSVTDKPSLICCKTTIGAGAPNKQGSHDCHGAPLGKDEIAAAREYIGWTHPPFEIPADVYTAWNGKPRGATFEENWRNRFKAYQAAFPAEAAEFERRVIKGELPTNWEATKAAYIATCREKAENIATRKASQNAIAALVPAVPEIFGGSADLAGSNLTFVKGSKGVTRTEGGNYCYYGVREFAMTAIANGIALHGGLVPYTATFLVFSDYARNAIRMAALMKQRQIMVYTHDSIGLGEDGPTHQPVEHIPSLRLIPNLDVWRPADATETAIAWTSAVDRKNGPSLLALSRQNLPTVTQNISDADIAKGGYVLSEADGEAQLTFIATGSEIKLALDAQAALAGEGIPTRVVSMPCTNVFDRQSADYKAAVLGGCKKRIAIEAAHPDFWHKYVGLHGAVIGIDRFGESAPAGQLFDMFGFTVANVVKTAKALLS; encoded by the coding sequence ATGAGCGTCAGCAATCTCCCCAAGTTCTCCCCACTGACCGGCGCCATCCGCGCCCTAGCCATGGATGCCGTCCAGCAGGCCAACTCGGGCCACCCCGGTGCCCCAATGGGCATGGCCGAAATCGCCGAAGTCCTGTGGCGCCGCCACATGCGCCATAACCCGGCCAATCCGCACTGGCCCGACCGCGACCGCTTTGTTCTCTCGAACGGTCACGGCTCCATGCTGATTTATTCGCTGCTGCATCTGACCGGCTACAACGTCTCCATCGACGACCTGAAGAATTTCCGCCAATTGCACGCCAAGACCCCCGGCCACCCGGAATACGGCTACACCCCTGGCGTTGAAACAACGACCGGCCCGCTCGGCCAGGGCATCACCAACGCCGTCGGCTTTGCGCTGGCCGAGAAGGTACTCGCTGCCGAATTCAACAAGCCGGGCCACGAAATCGTCAATCACCACACCTATACCTTCCTCGGCGACGGTTGCCTGATGGAAGGCATTTCGCACGAAGCATGTTCGCTGGCCGGCACGCTTGGCCTGGGCAAACTGATCGCTTTCTGGGACGACAACGGCATCTCTATCGACGGTCACGTCGAAGGCTGGTTCACCGACAACACGCCCAAGCGCTTCGAAGCCTATGGCTGGCACGTCATTGCCGACGTCAATGGCCACAACAGCGACGCCATCGAGCGTGCCCTGCTCGAAGCCAAGTCGGTAACCGACAAGCCCAGCCTGATCTGCTGTAAAACGACCATCGGCGCCGGCGCGCCCAACAAGCAGGGATCGCACGACTGCCATGGCGCACCGCTTGGCAAGGACGAGATCGCCGCCGCCCGCGAATATATCGGCTGGACCCACCCGCCGTTCGAAATCCCGGCCGACGTTTATACCGCCTGGAACGGCAAGCCACGTGGCGCCACCTTTGAAGAAAATTGGCGCAACCGATTCAAGGCATACCAAGCCGCCTTCCCGGCCGAAGCCGCCGAATTCGAGCGCCGTGTCATCAAGGGCGAATTACCAACCAACTGGGAAGCGACCAAGGCCGCCTACATCGCTACCTGCCGCGAAAAGGCCGAGAACATCGCGACCCGCAAGGCTTCGCAGAACGCGATCGCCGCACTGGTCCCCGCCGTGCCGGAAATCTTCGGCGGTTCGGCTGACCTGGCCGGCTCCAATCTGACCTTCGTCAAGGGCAGCAAGGGCGTCACCCGTACCGAGGGCGGCAACTACTGCTACTACGGCGTGCGCGAATTCGCCATGACCGCCATCGCCAACGGTATTGCGCTGCACGGTGGCCTCGTTCCCTACACGGCGACTTTCCTGGTCTTCTCCGATTACGCCCGCAACGCGATCCGCATGGCGGCGCTGATGAAGCAGCGCCAGATCATGGTCTATACCCATGATTCTATCGGCCTCGGTGAAGATGGCCCGACGCACCAGCCGGTCGAACACATCCCCAGCCTGCGCCTCATTCCGAATCTCGACGTCTGGCGCCCGGCCGACGCGACCGAAACGGCCATTGCCTGGACTTCCGCGGTCGACCGGAAAAACGGCCCGAGTTTGTTAGCTTTGTCGCGCCAGAACCTGCCGACCGTGACGCAAAATATCAGCGACGCAGACATCGCCAAGGGTGGCTACGTGCTGTCCGAAGCCGACGGCGAAGCCCAGCTCACTTTCATCGCCACCGGATCCGAAATCAAGTTGGCGCTTGACGCCCAGGCCGCACTGGCCGGGGAAGGCATCCCGACCCGCGTCGTATCGATGCCCTGCACCAACGTTTTCGACCGCCAGAGCGCCGACTACAAGGCCGCCGTGCTGGGTGGCTGCAAGAAACGCATCGCCATTGAAGCCGCTCACCCGGACTTCTGGCACAAATACGTCGGCCTGCATGGCGCCGTGATCGGCATCGACCGCTTCGGCGAGTCGGCACCGGCCGGCCAACTGTTCGACATGTTCGGTTTCACCGTCGCCAACGTCGTCAAGACGGCCAAGGCGCTGTTGTCCTGA
- a CDS encoding class 1 fructose-bisphosphatase, protein MAQRTLARYLTEEQRNKGVITGDLKLLIEVVSRACQAISIAIGKGGLGGALGEAGSDNVQGEAQKKLDVLSNDILLDANEWGGHLAAMASEEMDLPHLVPHRFPKGEYLLTFDPLDGSSNIDVNVSIGTIFSVLKCPEGADLTTPEAAEKAFLQPGTTQVAAGYAVYGPTTLLVLTVGDGVVSFTLDRELGEFLLTQENMQIPADTKEFSINMANQRFWEAPVQRYISEMQQGKEGPLGKDYNMRWVGSMVADVHRIMTRGGIFMYPIDSKLSAQGGKLRLMYEANPMAMLVEQAGGEASTGRQRILDIAPEKLHQRVAVILGSKTEVDRIIGYHAA, encoded by the coding sequence ATGGCACAGCGCACGCTGGCACGCTACCTCACCGAAGAGCAACGCAACAAGGGTGTGATCACCGGCGACCTCAAGTTGCTGATTGAAGTTGTTTCGCGGGCCTGCCAGGCCATTTCCATCGCCATTGGCAAAGGCGGACTCGGCGGCGCACTGGGTGAAGCCGGCAGCGACAATGTGCAAGGCGAGGCACAAAAGAAGCTCGACGTATTGTCCAACGACATCCTGCTCGACGCCAACGAATGGGGCGGACACCTGGCCGCCATGGCCTCCGAGGAAATGGACCTGCCACATCTGGTGCCGCATCGCTTCCCCAAGGGCGAGTACCTGCTCACTTTCGATCCGCTCGATGGGTCATCGAACATCGACGTCAATGTCTCGATCGGCACCATTTTCTCGGTACTCAAATGCCCGGAAGGCGCCGACCTGACGACGCCGGAAGCCGCTGAAAAAGCCTTCCTGCAACCCGGCACGACGCAGGTCGCGGCTGGCTACGCCGTTTACGGCCCGACAACACTACTGGTTCTGACCGTTGGTGACGGTGTGGTTTCCTTCACCCTTGACCGGGAACTGGGCGAATTCCTGCTGACCCAGGAAAACATGCAGATCCCCGCCGACACCAAGGAATTTTCGATCAATATGGCCAACCAGCGCTTCTGGGAAGCACCGGTGCAGCGTTACATCAGCGAGATGCAGCAAGGCAAGGAAGGGCCGCTTGGCAAGGACTACAACATGCGCTGGGTAGGGTCGATGGTAGCCGACGTGCACCGCATCATGACGCGTGGTGGCATTTTCATGTACCCCATCGACAGCAAGCTCAGCGCCCAGGGTGGCAAGCTGCGCCTGATGTATGAAGCCAATCCGATGGCCATGCTCGTCGAGCAGGCCGGTGGCGAGGCATCGACCGGTCGCCAGCGCATTCTCGATATCGCACCGGAAAAACTGCACCAGCGGGTAGCCGTAATTTTGGGGTCAAAAACCGAAGTAGACCGCATCATTGGCTACCACGCAGCCTGA
- a CDS encoding EAL domain-containing protein, with protein MNSPDAASSLSINIRRQLAYMQSVVSSMPQGISVFDEGLRLRVWNQGFIKVLSLPDEVVREGVHFSDLIRIPAQRGEYGPGDIEEHVSRITALAMKFEAHCFERTRPNGHTHLVQGEPLFIDGKLAGFITTYTDITERKEIEVALRMQHNQLETVIESIPSAVSLFNKDERLVLYNDEFLRLLNIPETLAAPGCTLETLYRFNAERGEYGPGNPEKIVLALLERARTPTPHYFERTRPNGKTLEIRGVPLADGGFVTVYTDITERRASAEREQLAQKVYSHTPAGIIFTDEAHRILSINPATTQMTGYEAFELIGQTVFGLLDLDESHAPDSFRENIAVRGSWHGELEVTRKNGDNFAAGTRVNRVDDPQSGMPAHYVWILADITERKQSEERMRHIAQHDALTGLPNRMALLMRLGQLLPEARRHGWKLAIMFLDLDRFKIINDTLGHQVGDELLREVACRLSSVIRETDFVARLGGDEFVIILPGIANPADAANVASKAIVALSASIEANGHELHTSPSIGISIFPDDGPDGDTILKNADTAMYHAKSAGRNNFQFFANEMNRISADRLSIEHKLRHAIARNELALCFQPQFRAGDSVPVGVEALLRWHHPTEGTISPARFIPIAEETGIIVEIGEWVLANACRKMKQWIDNGLKPMRIAVNVSPRQLRRRDFAETVANALTYSGLPAELLELEITESSVMENPQEAILILERLGRMGVTLAIDDFGTGYSSLGYLKLFPIDHLKIDRSFVADIETDLNDRAIAFGTIALAHSLGLKVIAEGVETEDQLELLRTNGCDEVQGYLLSKPLDNAAAFAFLHARCPAE; from the coding sequence TTGAATTCTCCGGACGCTGCCTCGTCGCTCTCCATCAATATACGCCGCCAACTGGCTTACATGCAATCAGTTGTGTCCAGCATGCCCCAAGGCATCAGCGTCTTCGACGAAGGACTGCGCCTGCGGGTCTGGAATCAGGGATTCATCAAGGTACTGAGCCTGCCAGATGAGGTCGTCCGTGAGGGAGTTCACTTCTCCGATCTGATTCGCATTCCGGCCCAGCGCGGCGAATACGGTCCCGGCGATATTGAGGAGCATGTCTCCCGAATCACGGCGCTGGCCATGAAATTCGAAGCCCACTGCTTCGAGCGCACACGTCCCAATGGCCACACCCATCTTGTTCAGGGCGAACCACTCTTCATTGACGGAAAACTGGCGGGCTTCATTACCACCTACACCGACATCACCGAGCGCAAAGAAATCGAAGTAGCGCTAAGGATGCAGCACAACCAGCTAGAAACGGTAATCGAAAGCATTCCAAGCGCAGTCAGCCTCTTCAACAAGGATGAGCGCCTTGTTTTATACAATGACGAATTTCTGCGCTTGCTCAACATCCCGGAGACACTTGCCGCCCCCGGATGTACGCTTGAAACACTCTACCGCTTCAATGCCGAGCGTGGGGAATACGGTCCGGGCAATCCGGAGAAAATTGTCCTCGCCCTGCTTGAGCGCGCGCGAACGCCTACCCCCCATTACTTCGAGCGCACTCGTCCAAACGGAAAAACGCTCGAAATCCGCGGCGTGCCGCTTGCTGATGGCGGCTTTGTTACGGTTTATACCGATATCACCGAGCGCCGCGCCAGCGCAGAGCGAGAACAGCTGGCGCAAAAGGTCTATAGCCACACGCCGGCCGGTATCATTTTTACGGACGAAGCACATCGCATCCTGTCGATCAATCCGGCAACCACCCAAATGACCGGCTATGAAGCCTTCGAACTGATCGGACAGACGGTTTTCGGGTTGCTCGACCTTGACGAAAGCCATGCTCCGGACTCATTCCGGGAAAATATTGCAGTACGCGGCTCCTGGCATGGCGAACTGGAAGTCACCCGAAAAAATGGTGACAACTTCGCGGCCGGAACGCGAGTTAACCGTGTGGACGATCCGCAAAGCGGCATGCCAGCGCACTATGTCTGGATTCTTGCCGACATCACGGAACGCAAGCAATCAGAAGAGCGCATGCGGCATATTGCGCAGCATGATGCACTCACCGGGCTGCCCAACCGCATGGCACTATTGATGCGACTTGGGCAGCTATTGCCGGAAGCTCGTCGCCATGGCTGGAAGCTCGCCATCATGTTCCTCGACCTGGACCGCTTCAAGATCATTAATGACACACTGGGTCACCAGGTCGGTGATGAACTGTTGCGGGAAGTTGCCTGCCGACTGTCCAGTGTCATTCGCGAAACAGATTTCGTCGCCCGCCTTGGCGGCGACGAGTTTGTCATCATCCTGCCCGGAATTGCCAACCCGGCCGACGCCGCCAACGTCGCCAGCAAGGCCATCGTGGCGCTGTCCGCCTCGATTGAAGCCAATGGCCATGAATTGCACACCAGCCCGTCGATTGGCATCAGCATTTTTCCGGATGATGGCCCGGATGGCGATACCATCCTGAAAAACGCTGACACGGCGATGTACCATGCCAAGTCAGCGGGCCGAAATAATTTCCAGTTCTTCGCCAACGAAATGAACCGGATCAGTGCTGACCGCTTGAGCATTGAGCACAAACTACGGCACGCCATTGCCCGCAATGAGCTCGCGCTATGTTTCCAGCCCCAGTTCCGCGCCGGAGACTCGGTGCCGGTTGGCGTAGAAGCCCTGCTCCGCTGGCACCACCCCACCGAGGGCACCATCTCACCAGCCCGTTTCATCCCGATCGCTGAAGAAACCGGCATCATCGTCGAAATAGGCGAATGGGTACTGGCCAACGCCTGCCGTAAAATGAAGCAGTGGATTGACAATGGCCTCAAGCCCATGCGCATCGCCGTCAACGTCTCTCCCCGCCAATTGCGCCGCCGCGACTTTGCCGAAACGGTAGCCAATGCACTGACATACTCCGGGCTGCCAGCTGAGCTACTGGAACTCGAAATCACCGAGAGCTCTGTGATGGAAAATCCACAGGAAGCCATCCTGATTCTCGAACGTCTGGGCCGCATGGGCGTCACCCTGGCGATCGACGACTTCGGCACCGGCTATTCGTCACTCGGCTATCTGAAACTTTTCCCGATCGACCATTTGAAAATCGACCGCTCTTTTGTCGCCGACATCGAGACCGACCTCAACGACCGGGCCATCGCCTTTGGCACCATTGCACTGGCTCACTCCCTGGGTTTGAAAGTAATTGCCGAAGGCGTCGAAACCGAAGATCAGCTCGAGCTGCTGCGCACAAACGGCTGCGACGAAGTTCAGGGATATCTGCTGAGCAAGCCACTTGACAACGCTGCGGCCTTCGCCTTCCTGCACGCAAGATGCCCGGCAGAGTAA